GAGTACATGGAGTACATGGGCAGTCATAGTGGATTGTATGGCCGGGCAGGTACCGTGGGAACGTGATTACCTCACCTTCTTGTTCCTTCCTAATTAGGCCTAGTGGCCGAGTGACACTTTTTCACGTGAAAGACGATACGATGCGAAACTCCGACGTCTTTGGGGTTCAtgactctctctctctagATGGATGAATTTATGACCCGCCATGGAACCCCCGAACAACGCTAGGCCCAAATTACCTGCCCGAAACACAAACGCCACATGTCTAAGCTCGTCGACCAATTCGCTTCCCTCCGCGCTTACAAGTAACCTTGCCCCATCACTTACGGCTCCGCCTTATTATAACGCTCATATATCCATAATGGATGTCGACAAAGCAGAAGATCGATCTGGTCGGGCTGCCAGTGTACTATCGATGGATGATCTTGAAGCTGCGCAAGCCCTCGAGGGGCTTCGCTCCGGTATGTGGCACCGATATCCCGAACCAGCCCACCGAAAGTGTCGCAAATTTGGTTCTTGCTGAGTGAGGATTGCTGTGCGACGGACATTCGGCTAATCTCATCAACAGATTTTGGACAATCCCCTCGAACAGTGCGACAACCACTTCACATCACTTCACCAGATCCACCGCAGCCAGAGCCACTATTGTCTCTGTTAACTTCTTCCCATCCACTTATTTCCTCTGCCATCCACGGCTCAGTTTCTGCTTACGCCACGTCGAAGTCATACTCGTCGCGGTTCAAGTCTGGTGCCGAGTTCATCGAGCGCAATATTGGATCACCTGTCGCGAACACCGTCGGCACAGTAGGCCGCAAGACTGGCGTCGAGAGCGGCCTCCGTTGGGCACTGCGGCGACGAGACTCTACAAGTGACGACTCAAAACACATCGCTAAGCGACGAAAGATGGATGGGGAGGTGTCACCGAAGACCTTGGATGCGGAGAAGGGACCGGATGGTTCAGGTCACCCACCGCGCACACGGAGCTCGTCCGATCTCTCCATGGAGGAGTCGCTCCCCCCGTACGACGAAACAAGATCCCCTCACTACGAAGAGAAACCAGGGAAACGGACTAAGCCAACATGGCCAAGCCGACTAGTGATTTCGACTTCTGGACTTGGAGTCGCCATGAGCGATGAGTCGCTGCGTAGTCTGCAATATTGTCTGACTTGGCTTCGATGGGCAAACGGTCGATTAGGCAAGTCCATTGTAGCACTGCACAGCGCTGTCAACGAGTGGGAAAAAGACAAAGCACGAGCACCGTCGGATATCGAGGCAGGAGGCAGTGGCCAAGAAAATGCCTCGTTGCTCACCCAGCGCATCCAAGCTGTCAAGGCCGACGTGCTATCAACCTTGAAACAAGTGGTGGATGTGGTTTCCAAGTATGCGGGAGGCGCTTTGCCGGAAAATGCCCGCTATCTAGTGCGTCGACACCTGACGTCTCTGCCGCACCGCTTCCAGGTTGCATCTACATCGCAGCCACCACCAGACTCCCCAGCTGCCTCCTCCGATGCCACCGTCAGTGCTCATCGCATTCTAGTGTTGGCCCAAGAGGGTCTAGATATAATGGCGCAAGTCAGCGGTGTCGTTAACGACACATTGGTCAGTGCTGAGCACTGGTGCGAGCGGCTTGGCCGGAAACGCCCTGAGAACGGAGCTTCGTCCGACGTGC
Above is a window of Penicillium digitatum chromosome 2, complete sequence DNA encoding:
- a CDS encoding Clock controled protein (Ccg-8), putative, whose translation is MDVDKAEDRSGRAASVLSMDDLEAAQALEGLRSDFGQSPRTVRQPLHITSPDPPQPEPLLSLLTSSHPLISSAIHGSVSAYATSKSYSSRFKSGAEFIERNIGSPVANTVGTVGRKTGVESGLRWALRRRDSTSDDSKHIAKRRKMDGEVSPKTLDAEKGPDGSGHPPRTRSSSDLSMEESLPPYDETRSPHYEEKPGKRTKPTWPSRLVISTSGLGVAMSDESLRSLQYCLTWLRWANGRLGKSIVALHSAVNEWEKDKARAPSDIEAGGSGQENASLLTQRIQAVKADVLSTLKQVVDVVSKYAGGALPENARYLVRRHLTSLPHRFQVASTSQPPPDSPAASSDATVSAHRILVLAQEGLDIMAQVSGVVNDTLVSAEHWCERLGRKRPENGASSDVPEKQGDSTSDAQPYGMDVKQSLPENAIQDDVSMSGMEKV